One part of the Bdellovibrio bacteriovorus genome encodes these proteins:
- a CDS encoding MarR family winged helix-turn-helix transcriptional regulator — translation MSNTYSEYRSEVGEVMDYIRHIFKALRVSSSQFEKDLGLSAAQIFVMKKLKEEPGLSINDLALRTTTHQSSVSVVVKKLEEQGLVSRMISKEDSRKVVVSLTPSGLEKLSEIPRTVQEHMIDTLQNMPPEKTASLAELMREFVIEAGIVESVPAPMFGEDSGR, via the coding sequence ATGAGTAATACTTATTCTGAGTACAGGTCCGAGGTGGGTGAAGTCATGGACTATATCCGCCATATCTTCAAAGCCCTTCGCGTGTCTTCCAGTCAGTTCGAGAAAGATCTAGGTTTGAGTGCCGCACAAATTTTTGTGATGAAAAAACTCAAAGAGGAACCAGGGCTTTCCATCAATGACCTGGCTTTAAGGACCACCACCCATCAAAGCTCCGTCTCTGTGGTGGTCAAAAAGCTTGAAGAGCAAGGCCTTGTATCCCGCATGATATCCAAAGAAGATTCTCGCAAAGTGGTTGTATCGCTCACTCCCTCCGGTCTGGAAAAACTCAGCGAAATCCCCCGAACAGTTCAAGAACATATGATCGACACTCTTCAGAATATGCCGCCGGAAAAAACGGCGTCGCTGGCTGAACTGATGCGCGAATTTGTGATTGAGGCGGGAATTGTGGAGTCGGTTCCTGCGCCAATGTTTGGTGAAGACAGCGGACGCTAG
- a CDS encoding RlmE family RNA methyltransferase, with product MTYNPRDHYFRKAKQENFAARSVFKLEEIDQKFKMFKPGQVVLDLGASPGSWSQYASKMAGEKGRVLGVDLSPVTVKLKNAVFIQADLRDLNLEDIFKEHGFVPPFDIVMSDMAPKTTGIRMTDQARSMELCELALDVARRFLKKDGHFVCKLFHSDDFGKLRDEMKKTFAKVEAVKPDSTRKISKEIFLVGLSKK from the coding sequence ATGACTTATAATCCTCGCGATCACTACTTCAGAAAAGCAAAGCAGGAAAACTTTGCGGCTCGTTCCGTCTTCAAACTTGAAGAGATCGACCAGAAATTCAAGATGTTCAAGCCCGGTCAGGTGGTGCTGGATCTGGGTGCTTCTCCGGGGTCGTGGTCGCAGTATGCTTCCAAGATGGCGGGTGAAAAAGGCCGTGTTCTGGGTGTGGACCTGAGCCCGGTGACGGTGAAGCTGAAGAATGCCGTATTTATTCAGGCCGATCTTCGTGATCTGAATCTGGAAGACATCTTTAAGGAACATGGCTTTGTGCCGCCGTTTGATATTGTGATGTCAGACATGGCGCCCAAGACCACGGGCATTCGCATGACCGATCAGGCACGTTCCATGGAGTTGTGTGAGCTGGCTTTGGATGTCGCTCGTCGCTTCCTGAAAAAAGACGGACACTTTGTGTGCAAGCTCTTCCACAGTGATGACTTCGGCAAGCTTCGCGATGAAATGAAAAAGACCTTCGCGAAAGTGGAGGCCGTGAAGCCGGATTCCACCCGCAAGATTTCCAAAGAGATATTCCTCGTAGGCCTTAGTAAAAAATGA
- a CDS encoding RluA family pseudouridine synthase produces MIQIVFENTHFIICDKPAGVLSTPSRFEEDDARLCLGTALQKEKGIQIYPVNRLDFEVSGLVVYAKTAEAHRKANAWFENKTVKKTYRALTTGQSYAHIPANVPNDKLALSPQVGNTFEWRCRLLRGKRRAYESPQGKECLTVAVFRGMQGEYQVWDLNPVTGRSHQLRFDLSRHGYPIVGDKLYGSTVELSDNRIALRSYRIDFANANGASALGLPEFIEISSS; encoded by the coding sequence ATGATTCAGATCGTATTTGAGAATACTCACTTTATCATCTGTGACAAACCCGCAGGTGTGCTTTCCACACCCAGTCGCTTTGAAGAAGATGATGCCCGTCTGTGCCTGGGAACGGCTTTACAGAAGGAAAAGGGAATTCAAATCTATCCGGTGAACCGACTTGATTTCGAAGTTTCGGGTCTGGTGGTTTATGCCAAGACAGCAGAGGCGCATCGTAAAGCCAATGCGTGGTTCGAAAACAAGACTGTGAAAAAGACCTATCGTGCTCTGACCACCGGGCAGAGTTATGCGCATATCCCGGCGAACGTGCCCAATGATAAACTGGCACTCAGTCCGCAAGTGGGGAACACATTTGAGTGGCGCTGTCGTTTGCTGCGGGGAAAACGCCGGGCGTATGAAAGCCCGCAAGGCAAGGAATGCCTTACTGTGGCGGTTTTCAGAGGCATGCAGGGCGAATATCAGGTCTGGGATCTGAACCCTGTCACTGGACGTTCGCACCAATTGCGTTTTGATTTAAGTCGTCACGGTTATCCGATTGTGGGTGACAAACTTTATGGATCAACTGTGGAACTTTCTGACAATCGCATCGCTCTTCGCTCGTACAGAATTGACTTTGCGAACGCAAATGGAGCCTCAGCTCTAGGGCTGCCGGAGTTCATCGAGATCTCTTCATCTTAG